CCGCCCTGGCGCATCCGGGTGTGCTACAGGCAGCCGCCGTCGGCATGCCGGATGACTATGCCGGTGAAGTGCCAGTGCTGTACCTCGTGCCCCGAGCAGAGGCTGCGCTCGCGCTGGATGAGCTGATGACCTTCATCGCTGCCCGGATCGCAGAACCGCCTGCGCGCCCCCGCCATGTGTTCATGCTCGATGAACTCCCCCTGACCCCGTTCGCCAAGGTGGCAAGATTTCGCCTGCGCCAATTGGCCGTGGAATATCGCGCGAACGAGATCATCGCAGGCCTGGCGGCAGGTATTGGCGTTAGCTGCGACGACCCGGCAGCGAAAGAGATTCAGCTCTATGGCGGCTCGAGCATCGCACCGCAACGACTTGAGGAGATCAGGCGGGCACTGGCCAGGTTCGACCTTCGGATAAAGGCCTGCGACAAGGGCTGCGCGGGAGGCGATGAACCGAGAGAGCGCTGAGGGCAAGGCTCTGCGCTCGAAACACCCATGGCGCCCGGCGCCATCGGCGAACCACCCTGCTTCCTCGATGGCTTCGGCATATACGATCGGATAGCCGCCAGCACCTTCGGCACGCAAGGCCTCGGCCATTCGCAGGTCGCACATCAGGGCGCGTCCAGCCCGCCCGCGACCGCGAAACAACTCGTTGCTTGAATGGGTGCTCATTCTGATGGCTTGCACACCCAGCGACATCGCGCCGATCTCAGCCCTTGGGTACAATCGCCGCTCGTTTTGCTCAAGTATCAGGATGACCCGATGATCGCTAGCCTGCGCCCTCTCTCAGCACTCTTCCTAGCGGGCTTGCTCGCCGCCTGCGCCAGCTCGCCCTCCAACAACCTGGGCCAGCTACCGCGTACGCCACAAGCCAGCATCGAGCAGATGCTGCAACAGGCTGCCGAGAGCAAGCCGGAACAAGCCGCCCTGCTGCGTCTGTCGGCTGCCGACCAGGCCTACCAGCAGAAAGACATCGCGCGTGCCTCGCGCATTCTCGAGCAACTCGACCTCAATGGCCTGCAACCGGCGCAGCAGATCTTCGCCAGCACCCTGAGCGCCGAGCTGGCCATGGCCCGCAAGCAGCCCAAGAGCGCCCTGCAGGCCCTGCAGCACCCCAGCCTGGAGCGTCTGGCAGAACTGCCGGTGGAGCAGCAGGTGCGCACGCAACTGGTTCGCGCCCGTGCCCTGGAGGCCGACGGCCAGATACTGGCCGCAGCCCGCGAGCGCGTGTTCATCGCGCCGCTGCTGAGCGGCCAGGTCGCCAGTGATAACCAGGAGAAAATCTGGGAACTGGTTTCCAGCCTGCCCCCGCAGACCAGTGCCGGTACCGACAACGACCTGGCCGGCTGGCTGGAGCTGGCCCGCCTGATCAAGGAAACGCCGACCCTGGAGCAACAGCAGGCCGCCATCGACGACTGGGTGGCGAAAAACCCGCAACACCCGGCCGCCGAGCAATTGCCGCAAGCCCTGGTCAAGCTGCGTGAGCTGGCCAGCCAGCCGCTGACTCGCGTCGCCCTGCTGCTGCCACAGGAAGGTCAGTTGGCCGGCGTCGCCCGCGCCCTGCGTGACGGCTTCCTGGCTGCGCACTTCCAGGCCGAGCAAGCCGGGCAGAACCCACCGCAGATCAAGCTGTACGACAGCTCGCGCATCGGTTCGCTGGACGCCTTCTACCAACAGGCGCAGGCCGATGGCGTGCAACTGGTGGTCGGCCCGCTGGAGAAGCCGCTGGTCAAGCAGCTCAGTGAACGCGAGAAGCTGCCGATCACCACCCTGGCGCTCAACTACAGCGATGCCGGTCAGGAAGGCCCGGCGCAACTGTTCCAGTTCGGCCTGGCCGCCGAGGACGAAGCCCGTGAGGTTTCCCGCCGCGCCTGGGCCGATGGCATGCGCCGCGCCGTGGCCCTGGTGCCGCGTGGCGAATGGGGCGACCGCGTGCTGGATGCCTTCCGCCAGAGCTGGCAGGCCCAGGGCGGCACCCTGATCGCCGCCGAGCACGTCGACCAACCCGTCGAGCTGGCCCGGCAGATCGCCGACCTGTTCCAATTGCGTGAAAGCGAAGCCCGCGCCCGTCGCCTGCAGAATACCCTCGGCACCAGCCTCGACGCGCAGCCGGCACGGCGCCAGGACATCGACTTCATCTTCCTTGCTGCCACTCCGCAGCAGGCCCAGCAGATCAAGCCCACACTGGCCTTCCAGTACGCCGGCGACGTGCCGGTGTACGCCACCTCGCACCTGTTCACCGGCGCCCACAGCCAGGCGCAGTACCAGGATCTGGAGGGTATCCGCTTCTGTGAAACGCCCTGGCTGCTGGATGCGCAGGACCCGCTGCGTCAGCAGGTCGCCGAACAGTGGCCGCAAGCCGGTGGCAGCCTGGGCCGCCTGTACGCCATGGGCGTCGATGCTTACCGCCTGGCACCGCGCCTGGGCCAGCTCAAGGCCCTGCCGGAATCCCGCGTCGACGGCCTCTCCGGCACCCTCAGCCTGAGTGCCACGCAACGCATCGAGCGTCAGTTGCCCTGGGCCGAGTTCCACGACGGTCAGGTGCAACGCCTGCCCGACAGCCTCAATTGAGCGCCCATAACGAGCTGGGTCGAGCCGCCGAACAGGCGGCTCGGCAGCATCTGGAACGTAATGGCCTGCGCCTGATCGAACAGAACTGGAGCTGTCGCTGTGGCGAGCTCGATCTGGTCATGCTCGATGGCGATACAGTAGTATTCGTCGAAGTCCGCGCCCGTCGTCACAGCGCCTGGGGCGGCGCCCTGGAAAGCATCGATGCCCGCAAACGCAACAAGCTGATCAGCGCGGCCGAACTGTTTCTCCAGCAACACGTTCGCTGGACTCGCCACCCCTGCCGCTTCGACGTGGTCGCCATCAGCACTGGCGATACCGCGCACCTCGACTGGATCAAGAACGCCTTCGACGCCTGACGGCCGCACACTCAAGGTTTTAACCGATGGACATGCAATCGCGAATCCGCCAACTCTTCCAAGCCAGCATCGACACCAAGCAGCAGGCCATGGACGTTCTGGTGCCTTACATCGAACATGCCAGCCTGATCATGGTTCAGGCGCTGCTCAACGAAGGCAAGATTCTTTCCTGCGGCAACGGCGGCTCGGCCGGCGATGCCCAGCACTTCTCCTCCGAGCTGCTCAACCGCTTCGAGCGTGAGCGCCCCAGCCTGCCGGCCATCGCCTTGACCACCGACAGCTCGACCATCACCTCGATCGCCAACGACTACAGCTACAACGAGGTGTTTTCCAAACAGATTCGTGCACTGGGCCAGCCCGGAGACGTTCTGCTGGCCATTTCCACCAGCGGCAACTCAGCGAATGTCATCCAGGCCATCCAAGCTGCCCATGATCGCGAGATGACCGTCGTGGCCCTGACCGGCCGCGACGGTGGCGGCATGGCCTCGCTGCTGCTGCCGGAAGACGTGGAAATCCGCGTACCGGCGAAAGTCACTGCACGAATCCAGGAGGTTCACCTGCTGGCCATCCATTGCCTCTGCGACCTGATCGACAGTCAATTATTCGGGAGTGAAGAATGAAGCGTTCCGCAGTTATCCTCGCCACCCTGGCCGTTGTCCTGACCCTGGCCGGCTGTGGCAGCCGCAGCATCGGCAACAAGATCGACGACCAGTTCCTCGGCCCCGACGTGGCCACCAGCATCAGCAACGCCAACCCCGACCTGAGCAGCCCCACCTCGCGCATCGTGGTCACCGCCTACAACGGCGTGATCCTGCTGGCCGGGCAGACGCCGCGCGCCGAGCTCAAGGATCTCGCCGCGCAGCGTGCACGCAGCGTGCAGGGCGTGAAGAAGGTCTATAACGAACTGCAGGTGCAACAGCCCGCCTCGCTGCTGGCACGCAGCAACGACTCGCTGCTGACCACCCGCATCAAGGCGCAGATGCTGACCGACAGCAGCGTCCCCAGTGCCGACATCAAGGTGATCACCGAGAACGGCATCGTCTACCTGATGGGCGTGGTCAACCGCGCCGAAGCCAACGCCGCCACCAACGTGGTACAGGGCGTCTCCGGGGTGCAGAAGGTGGTGCGACTGTTCGAGTACACCAACTGATAGCTACAAGCTGCAAGCCTCAAGCTGCAAGCAAGAGCAAGAGCAAGAGCAAGAGCAAGAGCAAGAGCAAGAGCAAGAGCAAGAGCAAGAGCAAGAGCAAAAACAACGGGCGCCTAAGGGCGCCCGTTTTACTTGCAGCTTGAAGCTTGCCGCTTATTTGACCACTTTCAGGCTCGGCCGCCCGCTCGGGCGTGGCGGTTCGCCGCCATCATCCGGGCCATCGTCTTCCGGGCCCTGCTCCTCGGCCTGAGGCGCGGTATGTGGCTCGGCATCGAAGACCATGCCCTGGCCGTTCTCCCGCGCATAGATCGCCAGGATCGCCTGGGACGGCAGGTAGAGGCTGTGCGCCACACCACCGAAACGCCCCTCGAAGCTCACCGCCTGGTTGTCCATGTGCAGGTCGCGCACCGCAGTGGGCGATGCATTGAGCACGATCTGCCCATCATTGGCGAAACCTGGCGGCACACGCACGCCGGGGTATTCGGCATTGACCAGCAGGTGCGGGGTACAGTCGTTATCGACGATCCATTCGTACAGGGCACGGATCAGGTAGGGACGACTGGAATTCATGGTGTCTCCTCCTCGCGCGTCAGCGCATGTCTCGTTCGACGCTGGAAAGGCTGGCCCGGAAGCTTTCACGGGCGAACTGGCGCTCCATGTAGTCGAGCAACGGCTTGGCCGGCCGTGGCAGTTCGATGCCCAGCACGGGCAAGCGCCACAGTATCGGTAACAGGCAGCAATCGACCAGGCTCAGTTCTTCACTGAGAAAGAAAGGTTTGTCGGCGAACAGCGCCGATACACCGGTCAGACTCTCGCGTAGCTCCTTGCGCGCCAGGGCCTTGTCGGCCTCCTTGCTGCGCGCATCGAGAATCCGGTCGACCAGCGAACACCAGTCGCGCTGGATGCGATGCATGAGCAGACGGCTGTTGGCCCGCGCCACCGGATAGACGGGCAACAGTGGCGGGTGTGGATAACGCTCGTCCAGATACTCCATCACCACGGAGGATTCGTACAGCGCCAGATCACGATCGACCAGAGTGGGCACGGTGCCGTAGGGGTTGGCTTCGGCCAGCTTGGGCGGGCAACGCCCGGACTCGACCTCGATGATCTCGACGCTGACGCCCTTCTCGGCGAGCACCAGACGCACCCGATGACAATAATGGTCGGCGGGGTCGGAGTAGCAGGTCAACCTATTGGTCACCGCCATGGCGATCCTCCTCGCTTTTATATTCCAGAAACACGAAAAATGATCAGAAGCGGTTTTGCCATCGCCCGCCACGGCAAGCGATGAGAGACGCAAACGCTTCGAGCAACTCCTGACTCGCAGGCACTTGCCATGCTAGGCAGCACCAGGATCCTCAAGCACAAAAACCTGCGCGCCCATCAGGGCGCGCAGGTTTCGGGCAGAGTCGCAACGACTTAGTGAACGTCCTTCCAGTACTCGCGCTTGAGCAGGTAGGCGAACACGAAGAAGAACGCCAGGTACAGCAGCACGTAGGTGCCGATGCGCTGGGACTTCAGCTTGACCGGGTTGGCCGAGTAGGCCAGGAAGGTCACCAGGTTCTTGATCTTGTCGTCGAACTCGGCCTCGCTCAGGGTGCCGGTGTTGGGCTCGACGACGAGTTGATCGCAGGCCTCATGGGTGATCGGCGTGCCGGTCAGCGGGTCGAACTGCTTCTTGCCGTCGGTGACCACCTGAACCTGCTTGCAACCGATGACCTGGTTGCCCTGCAGACCAGCCAGCACGTTGGGCATGCCCACGTTCGGGAATACCGTGTTGTTGACGCCCAGCGGACGGGTCGGGTCGGCGTAGAAGCTGCGCAGGTAGGTGTAC
The genomic region above belongs to Pseudomonas sp. GOM7 and contains:
- a CDS encoding glutathione S-transferase N-terminal domain-containing protein; translated protein: MAVTNRLTCYSDPADHYCHRVRLVLAEKGVSVEIIEVESGRCPPKLAEANPYGTVPTLVDRDLALYESSVVMEYLDERYPHPPLLPVYPVARANSRLLMHRIQRDWCSLVDRILDARSKEADKALARKELRESLTGVSALFADKPFFLSEELSLVDCCLLPILWRLPVLGIELPRPAKPLLDYMERQFARESFRASLSSVERDMR
- a CDS encoding cytochrome c1; translated protein: MKKLFAAFVFAAMPVLAFAAGGEDVHLDKVDIDLTDKAAMQDGARTFANYCMGCHSAKFQRYERVAKDLGIPEEVMMKNLVFTGAKIGDHMKNGMHPEDAKVWFGAAPPDLTLVARVRGNDWLYTYLRSFYADPTRPLGVNNTVFPNVGMPNVLAGLQGNQVIGCKQVQVVTDGKKQFDPLTGTPITHEACDQLVVEPNTGTLSEAEFDDKIKNLVTFLAYSANPVKLKSQRIGTYVLLYLAFFFVFAYLLKREYWKDVH
- a CDS encoding phosphoheptose isomerase, encoding MDMQSRIRQLFQASIDTKQQAMDVLVPYIEHASLIMVQALLNEGKILSCGNGGSAGDAQHFSSELLNRFERERPSLPAIALTTDSSTITSIANDYSYNEVFSKQIRALGQPGDVLLAISTSGNSANVIQAIQAAHDREMTVVALTGRDGGGMASLLLPEDVEIRVPAKVTARIQEVHLLAIHCLCDLIDSQLFGSEE
- a CDS encoding YraN family protein, whose amino-acid sequence is MSAHNELGRAAEQAARQHLERNGLRLIEQNWSCRCGELDLVMLDGDTVVFVEVRARRHSAWGGALESIDARKRNKLISAAELFLQQHVRWTRHPCRFDVVAISTGDTAHLDWIKNAFDA
- a CDS encoding penicillin-binding protein activator, coding for MIASLRPLSALFLAGLLAACASSPSNNLGQLPRTPQASIEQMLQQAAESKPEQAALLRLSAADQAYQQKDIARASRILEQLDLNGLQPAQQIFASTLSAELAMARKQPKSALQALQHPSLERLAELPVEQQVRTQLVRARALEADGQILAAARERVFIAPLLSGQVASDNQEKIWELVSSLPPQTSAGTDNDLAGWLELARLIKETPTLEQQQAAIDDWVAKNPQHPAAEQLPQALVKLRELASQPLTRVALLLPQEGQLAGVARALRDGFLAAHFQAEQAGQNPPQIKLYDSSRIGSLDAFYQQAQADGVQLVVGPLEKPLVKQLSEREKLPITTLALNYSDAGQEGPAQLFQFGLAAEDEAREVSRRAWADGMRRAVALVPRGEWGDRVLDAFRQSWQAQGGTLIAAEHVDQPVELARQIADLFQLRESEARARRLQNTLGTSLDAQPARRQDIDFIFLAATPQQAQQIKPTLAFQYAGDVPVYATSHLFTGAHSQAQYQDLEGIRFCETPWLLDAQDPLRQQVAEQWPQAGGSLGRLYAMGVDAYRLAPRLGQLKALPESRVDGLSGTLSLSATQRIERQLPWAEFHDGQVQRLPDSLN
- a CDS encoding ClpXP protease specificity-enhancing factor, yielding MNSSRPYLIRALYEWIVDNDCTPHLLVNAEYPGVRVPPGFANDGQIVLNASPTAVRDLHMDNQAVSFEGRFGGVAHSLYLPSQAILAIYARENGQGMVFDAEPHTAPQAEEQGPEDDGPDDGGEPPRPSGRPSLKVVK
- a CDS encoding BON domain-containing protein — protein: MKRSAVILATLAVVLTLAGCGSRSIGNKIDDQFLGPDVATSISNANPDLSSPTSRIVVTAYNGVILLAGQTPRAELKDLAAQRARSVQGVKKVYNELQVQQPASLLARSNDSLLTTRIKAQMLTDSSVPSADIKVITENGIVYLMGVVNRAEANAATNVVQGVSGVQKVVRLFEYTN